The following are encoded together in the Bactrocera neohumeralis isolate Rockhampton chromosome 6, APGP_CSIRO_Bneo_wtdbg2-racon-allhic-juicebox.fasta_v2, whole genome shotgun sequence genome:
- the LOC126762620 gene encoding pupal cuticle protein Edg-78E-like: MFKILLLTALVAYACADNIDKDAQVLSFKNDVADPEGNYAYAFETSNGIQQQEAGNTVGVAGQYEYVSPEGEKISISYTADENGFQPSGAHLPTPPPIPEAIVRALEYIAAHPAAP; this comes from the exons ATGTTCAAGATT CTGCTCCTTACCGCACTCGTAGCCTACGCCTGCGCCGATAACATCGACAAAGATGCGCAAGTGCTGAGCTTCAAGAACGACGTCGCCGATCCGGAAGGTAACTACGCGTACGCCTTCGAAACCAGCAATGGCATACAGCAACAGGAAGCTGGCAACACAGTCGGTGTAGCCGGTCAATACGAATATGTGTCACCGGAGGGCGAGAAAATCTCCATTAGCTACACAGCCGATGAGAATGGTTTCCAACCCAGCGGCGCACATCTGCCCACACCACCACCAATTCCAGAAGCTATCGTGCGCGCTTTGGAATACATTGCAGCGCATCCCGCCGCCCCATAA
- the LOC126762602 gene encoding probable serine hydrolase: MELEKGGNRRYRHAGDLTDEPPTREFAEVTIPVPWGHISGKWYGPQDVQPILGLHGWQDNAGTYDLLVPLLPPDVPFLSIDLPGHGLSSRLPDGCYYNTIDNLYVILYIMKQYKWKTISIIGHSMSSIIAFVFAAVFHDKVDMVIGLDALKPHQRLPASVVRSMETRMDGFLKEDERNQSNEEPPSYSYDELIERMFIGTFHSINKDLCKHMLARSIQKSEKYPDKYFFCRDRRLKFYNYMVGTQEICVEMAKRIQCPYLFIKAQQSSYFEDKKYYDEVLAILQTKKNFEYLEVDGSHHVHMNHPERIIGPINDFINRNGPLAKRSSSKL; the protein is encoded by the exons ATGGAGTTAGAAAAAGGCGGAAACCGGCGTTATCGTCATGCAGGTGATTTAACAGATGAACCACCTACTCGTGAg TTTGCCGAGGTTACTATCCCCGTGCCTTGGGGCCATATATCCGGTAAATGGTATGGTCCCCAAGATGTTCAGCCTATACTAGGGCTTCATGGTTGGCAAGATAACGCTGGCACCTATGATTTACTGGTACCACTTTTGCCGCCAGATGTTCCATTCCTCTCCATAGACCTGCCCGGACATGGACTCTCATCGCGCCTTCCGGATGGATGTTACTACAACACTATTGACAATTTGTATGTTATACTATACATAATGAAACAGTATAAATGGAAAACGATATCCATAATCGGTCATTCTATGAGCTCCattattgcttttgtatttGCTGCTGTTTTCCACGATAAAGTCGACATGGTTATAGGTCTGGATGCACTGAAACCACATCAACGTCTACCCGCCAGTGTTGTACGTAGCATGGAAACGCGAATGGATGGTTTTTTAAAAGAGGATGAACGAAATCAATCGAATGAGGAACCACCAAGCTACTCATACGACGAACTTATTGAACGCATGTTTATCGGAACATTCCATTCCATCAACAAAGATCTCTGTAAACATATGTTAGCGCGAAGCATACAAAAATCGGAAAAATATCCagacaaatatttcttttgtcgGGATCGTCGTTTGAAGTTCTACAATTATATGGTTGGTACACAGGAAATTTGCGTAGAAATGGCAAAACGTATTCAGTGCCCCTACTTGTTTATTAAAGCACAACAATCTAGTTATTTCGAAGATAAAAAGTATTATGATGAGGTATTAGCAATattgcaaacgaaaaaaaatttcgaatatttagaAGTTGACGGCTCACACCATGTGCACATGAATCATCCAGAGCGCATTATTGGACCAATCAACGATTTCATTAATCGTAATGGTCCTCTGGCTAAGCGAAGTTCTagcaaattgtaa
- the LOC126762604 gene encoding probable serine hydrolase, with product MELEKGGNRRYRHAGDLTDEPPTREFAEVTIPVPWGHISGKWYGPQDVQPILGLHGWQDNAGTYDLLVPLLPPDVPFLSIDLPGHGLSSRLPDGCYYNTIDNLYVILYIMKQYKWKTISIIGHSMSSIIAFVFAAVFHDKVDMVIGLDALKPHQRLPASVVRSMETRMDGFLKEDERNQSNEEPPSYSYDELIERMFIGTFHSINKDLCKHMLARSIQKSEKYPDKYFFCRDRRLKFYNYMVGTQEICVEMAKRIQCPYLFIKAQQSSYFEDKKYYDEVLAILQTKKNFEYLEVDGSHHVHMNHPERIIGPINDFINRNGPLAKRSSSKS from the exons ATGGAGTTAGAAAAAGGCGGAAACCGGCGTTATCGTCATGCAGGTGATTTAACAGATGAACCACCTACTCGTGAg TTTGCCGAGGTTACTATCCCCGTGCCTTGGGGCCATATATCCGGTAAATGGTATGGTCCCCAAGATGTTCAGCCTATACTAGGGCTTCATGGTTGGCAAGATAACGCTGGCACCTATGATTTACTGGTACCACTTTTGCCGCCAGATGTTCCATTCCTCTCCATAGACCTGCCCGGACATGGACTCTCATCGCGCCTTCCAGATGGATGTTACTACAACACTATTGACAATTTGTATGTTATACTATACATAATGAAACAATACAAATGGAAAACGATATCCATAATCGGACATTCTATGAGCTCCattattgcttttgtatttGCTGCTGTTTTCCACGATAAAGTCGACATGGTTATAGGTCTGGATGCACTGAAACCACATCAACGTCTACCCGCCAGTGTTGTACGTAGCATGGAAACGCGAATGGATGGTTTTTTAAAAGAGGATGAACGAAATCAATCCAATGAGGAACCACCAAGCTACTCATACGACGAACTTATTGAACGCATGTTTATCGGAACATTCCATTCCATCAACAAAGATCTCTGTAAACATATGTTAGCGCGAAGCATACAAAAATCGGAAAAATATCCagacaaatatttcttttgtcgGGATCGTCGTTTGAAGTTCTACAATTATATGGTTGGTACACAGGAAATTTGTGTAGAAATGGCAAAACGTATTCAGTGCCCCTACTTGTTTATTAAAGCACAACAATCTAGTTATTTCGAAGATAAAAAGTATTATGATGAGGTATTAGCTATattgcaaacgaaaaaaaatttcgaatatttagaAGTTGACGGCTCACACCATGTGCACATGAATCATCCAGAGCGCATTATTGGACCAATCAACGATTTCATTAATCGTAATGGTCCTCTGGCTAAGCGAAGTTCTAGCAAATCGTAA